In one window of Cydia pomonella isolate Wapato2018A unplaced genomic scaffold, ilCydPomo1 PGA_scaffold_181, whole genome shotgun sequence DNA:
- the LOC133533577 gene encoding cuticle protein 19-like yields the protein MNSKIILAACIMALVAARPQESHGHGHDSHHHAVSSQHIQRHDVPGKAPEGHHDYYAHPKYEFEYKVEDPHTGDKKSQHESRDGDVVKGYYSLHEADGTVRIVHYTADKKTG from the exons ATGAACTCAAAG ATCATACTTGCTGCCTGTATCATGGCTCTAGTAGCGGCTCGACCACAGGAGAGTCACGGACACGGACATGACTCCCACCACCACGCTGTCTCCTCGCAGCACATACAGCGCCACGACGTGCCCGGCAAGGCGCCCGAAGGCCATCACGACTACTACGCGCACCCTAAATACGAGTTCGAGTACAAGGTGGAGGACCCGCACACCGGCGACAAGAAGTCCCAGCACGAGTCCCGAGACGGCGACGTCGTGAAGGGCTACTACAGCCTGCATGAGGCTGACGGCACTGTCAGGATTGTGCACTATACTGCCGACAAGAAAACTGGGTaa